The Syngnathus typhle isolate RoL2023-S1 ecotype Sweden linkage group LG16, RoL_Styp_1.0, whole genome shotgun sequence genome includes a region encoding these proteins:
- the map3k9 gene encoding mitogen-activated protein kinase kinase kinase 9 has product MDVSPKAASAEHTSSPGSGVPPSSYEADIFRWPTPEEDGENAAEPPDVAPAGRWTAVFDYEATADDELSLRRGDLVEVLSKDSLVSGDEGWWTGVVADRVGIFPCNYVSRGVPEERRAASSQEVPPFHLLEIDFSELAIEEIIGVGGFGKVYRAVWRGAEVAVKAARRDPDEDPVQTLASVRQEAKLFAMLEHPNVMALLGACLRQPNLCLVMEYARGGALNRVLAGKRVPPCALVDWAVQVARGMRYLHDQAIVTIIHRDLKSSNVLILERLVGDDLSNKTLKITDFGLAREWQCTTKMSAAGTYAWMAPEVIRSSTFSKGSDVWSYGVLLWELLTGEVPFRGIDSLAVAYGVAMNKLALPIPSTCPEPFARLMEGCWSSDPHSRPPFANILDHLTAIEESGFFEMPAESFCSLQDDWKLEIQEMFDQLRAKEKELRSWEEELTQAALQQKCQEEALRRREQELAEREIHILERELNIIIHQLYRDKPHVERRQGKFRRNRLKVKDGNRISLPLDFQHKITVQASPSHDRRRSLLSSGSSPPTSPPLLPRLRAIQLTPREGRCGGWACNAGEEELERRGSRKKGRTRVHREHSADPSVRPAAEGSRQRSCSAPNLRRSPRHSPAVPGVPCLLEIENEDSCFVSGSEAGPAQTYLCLHGQEDDQSVAGADPFADIPGATPSRKSPGGGRRTELMLLGCGALLAAAGLGHNLLTFARPEEGGKSRWDAFFHAHRLFRRDSPLRIPPSPDRDSSTRSLLRSDSDELPAAVPPARRHGNALVNTHLESFKRNPRQSLTPTHVPCAPSGGTRTVGLRRTPSDGAIRKSCLQNNLQPLPEQAILENTGSAFRGFTDNFSPVPRLPDPNVVFPPTPRRRCTPERPKTLDILARPRPSARPRCDAFRPEPRGRGNSPAAHTSSAETPPTVEEAPTPYSPYRGRNLLDTPDKRQCRDSTVPLRSKDSAGCFE; this is encoded by the exons ATGGATGTCTCCCCCAAAGCGGCTTCGGCGGAGCACACGTCGAGCCCCGGCTCGGGCGTCCCCCCCTCCTCTTATGAAGCCGATATTTTCCGCTGGCCAACGCCGGAGGAGGATGGAGAGAACGCCGCCGAGCCGCCGGATGTGGCACCTGCCGGCCGCTGGACGGCCGTGTTCGACTACGAGGCGACGGCGGACGACGAGCTGAGTCTCCGCAGGGGGGACCTTGTGGAGGTGCTGTCCAAGGATTCCTTGGTGTCTGGGGACGAGGGATGGTGGACCGGCGTGGTGGCCGACCGTGTGGGCATTTTCCCCTGCAACTATGTCAGCAGGGGCGTGCCGGAGGAGAGGCGGGCCGCCTCGTCGCAGGAAGTGCCCCCCTTTCACC TCCTGGAGATTGACTTCTCTGAGCTGGCCATAGAGGAGATCATCGGCGTGGGCGGATTCGGCAAGGTCTATCGAGCTGTGTGGCGCGGCGCAGAGGTCGCGGTGAAGGCGGCGCGGCGGGACCCCGACGAAGACCCGGTGCAGACTCTGGCCAGCGTGCGGCAGGAGGCCAAGCTCTTCGCCATGCTGGAGCACCCCAACGTGATGGCACTTCTGGGCGCCTGCCTCCGACAGCCCAACTTGTGCCTGGTGATGGAGTACGCCCGCGGCGGCGCCCTCAACCGGGTGCTGGCGGGCAAACGCGTGCCGCCCTGCGCCTTGGTGGACTGGGCGGTGCAGGTCGCCCGGGGAATGCGCTACCTTCACGACCAAGCCATCGTCACGATCATTCACCGAGACCTCAAGTCCAGCAATG TCCTCATCCTGGAGAGGCTCGTGGGGGATGACCTGAGCAACAAGACGCTGAAGATTACAGACTTTGGGCTGGCACGCGAGTGGCAGTGCACCACCAAGATGAGCGCGGCGGGCACCTACGCCTGGATGGCGCCCGAGGTCATCCGCTCGTCCACCTTCTCCAAGGGTAGCGACGTTTGGAG TTACGGCGTGCTGCTGTGGGAGTTGCTGACGGGCGAAGTGCCGTTCCGGGGCATCGACAGTCTGGCGGTGGCCTACGGCGTGGCCATGAACAAGCTGGCCTTGCCGATCCCCTCCACATGTCCCGAACCGTTTGCCCGCCTCATGGAGG GTTGCTGGAGCTCGGACCCTCACTCCCGGCCGCCCTTCGCCAACATTCTAGATCACCTGACCGCCATCGAGGAGTCCGGGTTTTTCGAGATGCCGGCAGAGTCGTTTTGCTCCTTGCAGGACGACTGGAAGCTGGAGATACAAGAGATGTTTGACCAGCTGCGGGCCAAAGAGAAG GAACTGCGGTCGTGGGAGGAGGAGCTAACGCAGGCGGCGCTGCAGCAGAAGTGCCAGGAGGAGGCGCTGCGGCGGCGCGAGCAGGAGCTGGCCGAGCGGGAGATCCACATCCTGGAGCGCGAGCTCAACATCATCATCCACCAACTGTACCGCGACAAGCCGCATGTAGAACGCCGCCAGGGAAAGTTCCGGCGCAACCGCCTTAAAGTCAAGGATGGCAACCGGATTAGCTTGCCGCTAG atttccAGCACAAGATCACCGTGCAGGCATCACCGTCACATGACCGCCGCAGAAGTTTGCTCAGCAGTGGCTCCAGCCCCCCCACCAGCCCGCCGCTGCTCCCTCGCCTCCGAGCCATCCAGC TCACGCCGCGTGAGGGCCGCTGCGGCGGCTGGGCTTGCAATGCAGGCGAAGAGGAGTTAGAGAGGAGAGGGTCAAGGAAGAAGGGCAGGACGCGAGTGCACCGCGAGCACAGCGCTGATCCCAG CGTGAGGCCCGCCGCCGAGGGCAGCCGCCAGCGCTCCTGCAGCGCCCCCAACCTGCGCCGCTCCCCCAGACACAGCCCCGCCGTGCCAGGCGTGCCCTGCCTCCTGGAGATTG AAAACGAAGACAGCTGCTTTGTGAGCGGCTCAGAAGCTGGCCCAGCTCAGACGTACCTGTGCCTGCACGGCCAAGAAGACGACCAATCGGTGGCCGGCGCCGATCCCTTTGCGGACATTCCGGGAGCCACGCCGAGCCGCAAGAGCCCTGGCGGAGGTCGGCGCACGGAGCTGATGCTTCTGGGCTGCGGCGCTCTGCTGGCGGCGGCCGGGCTGGGTCACAACTTGCTGACTTTTGCTCGGCCGGAGGAGGGCGGCAAATCACGCTGGGACGCCTTCTTCCACGCGCACAGACTCTTCCGCCGGGACAGCCCGCTGAGGATCCCGCCGTCCCCGGACCGCGACTCGTCCACGCGCTCGCTGCTGCGCTCCGACAGTGACGAGCTGCCGGCGGCGGTCCCGCCTGCgcgtcgccacggcaacgcGCTGGTCaacacccacctggagagtttCAAGCGCAACCCACGGCAGTCGCTCACGCCCACGCATGTGCCCTGCGCGCCGAGCGGCGGCACACGCACCGTGGGTCTGCGACGCACGCCGTCCGACGGCGCCATCCGGAAGAGCTGCCTGCAGAACAACCTCCAACCTTTGCCGGAGCAAGCCATCTTGGAGAACACAG GGAGCGCCTTTCGGGGTTTCACCGACAACTTCTCACCCGTCCCCCGCCTCCCGGACCCCAATGTGGtgttcccccccacccctcggCGCCGCTGCACCCCCGAGCGCCCCAAAACTTTGGACATCCTAGCGCGGCCCCGCCCCTCGGCGAGGCCCCGTTGCGACGCCTTCCGCCCGGAACCCCGAGGGCGCGGCAACTCCCCAGCGGCGCACACCTCCAGCGCGGAGACGCCGCCTACGGTGGAGGAGGCGCCCACGCCTTACTCACCCTACAGGGGGCGCAACTTGCTGGACACGCCGGACAAGCGGCAGTGCCGCGACAGCACCGTGCCTCTGCGCAGCAAAGACTCAGCGGGATGCTTTGAGTAA
- the LOC133168839 gene encoding tetratricopeptide repeat protein 9A: MSKMSLIQGGAHDVVVGGPRVEASRGGPATDNGGGSPRLQAGAQPPPVGGRSRDARPHQRHHHQHHNHHHGGTSSSTTMVKQPSQSEPADAVRRALDFKCQGTQCYKDKKYREAIGKYHRALLEMKGLVRVLGDPDGAGSKSLLAAIGKSSPLTEEQKGAMENAELECYNSLAACLLQMELVNYERVKEYCLKVLHKEGKNFKALYRSGVAYYHLGDFQKALYYLKESHKQEPSDTNVIRYIQLTEMKIRRSAQKEKKDAT; the protein is encoded by the exons ATGTCGAAAATGAGTTTAATCCAGGGCGGCGCCCACGACGTCGTCGTCGGCGGCCCCAGGGTGGAGGCGAGCAGAGGCGGCCCAGCTACTGACAACGGCGGCGGCTCCCCACGGCTCCAAGCGGGCGCGCAGCCTCCCCCCGTTGGTGGCCGGAGCAGAGATGCCCGCCCACACCAGCGgcaccaccaccagcaccacaaCCACCACCACGGCGGGACCTCCAGCAGCACCACTATGGTCAAGCAGCCGTCGCAAAGCGAGCCTGCCGACGCCGTGAGGCGGGCGCTGGACTTCAAGTGCCAGGGCACGCAGTGCTACAAGGACAAGAAGTACCGCGAGGCCATCGGCAAATACCACCGCGCGCTGCTTGAGATGAAGGGGCTGGTCAGGGTTCTCGGGGACCCGGACGGTGCAGGCTCCAAGTCGCTGCTGGCCGCCATCGGCAAGTCCAGCCCGCTGACAGAGGAGCAGAAGGGGGCCATGGAGAACGCCGAGCTGGAGTGCTACAACAGCCTAGCAG CCTGCCTTCTTCAGATGGAGCTGGTCAACTACGAGCGCGTCAAGGAGTACTGTCTGAAGGTGCTGCACAAGGAGGGCAAGAACTTTAAGGCCCTGTACCGCTCCGGCGTGGCCTACTACCACCTGGGGGACTTCCAGAAGGCTCTCTACTACCTGAAAGAGTCGCACAAGCAGGAGCCTTCAG ACACAAATGTCATCCGCTACATCCAGCTGACAGAGATGAAGATCCGCCGTAGCGctcagaaggaaaagaaagacgccacttaa
- the med6 gene encoding mediator of RNA polymerase II transcription subunit 6 isoform X2 — protein sequence MASVDFRENLLGISWVDSGLVPILNPGNVLDYFSERSNPFYDRTCNNEVVKMQRLSLDHLNQMVGVEYILLHAQEPILYIIRKQQRQSPTQVIPLADYYIIIGVVYQAPDLSTVISSRALSAVHGIQSAFDEAMSYCRYHPSKGYWWHFKDQEEREKNKPKSKKKEEPGSLFQRHRVDTLLLDLRSKFPPTFYQPKPGEKPIPVEVKKEPEPPTETVKQEEREPAAKSSATAAAAPASKPPPEKRARLQ from the exons ATGGCGTCGGTGGATTTCAGAG AAAATCTGCTGGGCATCTCTTGGGTGGACAGCGGCTTGGTGCCCATCCTCAACCCTGGTAATGTACTTGATTACTTCTCGGAGAGGAGTAACCCCTTCTATGACCGCACTTGTAATAATGAGGTGGTGAAAATGCAACGGCTGAGCCTGGACCATCTCAA TCAGATGGTCGGAGTGGAGTACATTCTTCTTCATGCGCAAGAGCCCATTCTCTACATCATCCGTAAGCAACAGAGGCAGTCACCCACGCAAG TGATTCCCTTGGCTGACTACTACATCATCATAGGTGTGGTCTATCAGGCCCCGGATCTGAGCACGGTCATCAGCTCCAGAGCG cttTCCGCCGTTCACGGCATCCAGTCTGCTTTTGACGAAGCCATGTCCTACTGTCGCTACCATCCCTCAAAAGGATACTGGTGGCACTTCAAAGACCAGGAGGAGAGAG aaaaaaacaagccAAAGTCCAAAAAGAAAGAGGAGCCGGGTTCACTGTTCCAGAGACATCGTGTGGACACTCTGCTTTTGGACCTCAGGTCAAAGTTCCCGCCAACCTTCTACCAG CCAAAGCCTGGAGAGAAGCCCATTCCAG tggaagtaaaaaaagagcCTGAACCCCCCACGGAAACAGTCAAACAAGAGGAAAGGGAGCCAGCGGCTAAGTcctccgccaccgccgccgccgcaccagCCAGCAAGCCGCCTCCCGAGAAGCGAGCGAGGCTCCAGTGA
- the med6 gene encoding mediator of RNA polymerase II transcription subunit 6 isoform X1 — translation MEDKGQDFSHQLTKNLLGISWVDSGLVPILNPGNVLDYFSERSNPFYDRTCNNEVVKMQRLSLDHLNQMVGVEYILLHAQEPILYIIRKQQRQSPTQVIPLADYYIIIGVVYQAPDLSTVISSRALSAVHGIQSAFDEAMSYCRYHPSKGYWWHFKDQEEREKNKPKSKKKEEPGSLFQRHRVDTLLLDLRSKFPPTFYQPKPGEKPIPVEVKKEPEPPTETVKQEEREPAAKSSATAAAAPASKPPPEKRARLQ, via the exons ATGGAAGACAAGGGGCAAGATTTTTCTCACCAGCTGACCA AAAATCTGCTGGGCATCTCTTGGGTGGACAGCGGCTTGGTGCCCATCCTCAACCCTGGTAATGTACTTGATTACTTCTCGGAGAGGAGTAACCCCTTCTATGACCGCACTTGTAATAATGAGGTGGTGAAAATGCAACGGCTGAGCCTGGACCATCTCAA TCAGATGGTCGGAGTGGAGTACATTCTTCTTCATGCGCAAGAGCCCATTCTCTACATCATCCGTAAGCAACAGAGGCAGTCACCCACGCAAG TGATTCCCTTGGCTGACTACTACATCATCATAGGTGTGGTCTATCAGGCCCCGGATCTGAGCACGGTCATCAGCTCCAGAGCG cttTCCGCCGTTCACGGCATCCAGTCTGCTTTTGACGAAGCCATGTCCTACTGTCGCTACCATCCCTCAAAAGGATACTGGTGGCACTTCAAAGACCAGGAGGAGAGAG aaaaaaacaagccAAAGTCCAAAAAGAAAGAGGAGCCGGGTTCACTGTTCCAGAGACATCGTGTGGACACTCTGCTTTTGGACCTCAGGTCAAAGTTCCCGCCAACCTTCTACCAG CCAAAGCCTGGAGAGAAGCCCATTCCAG tggaagtaaaaaaagagcCTGAACCCCCCACGGAAACAGTCAAACAAGAGGAAAGGGAGCCAGCGGCTAAGTcctccgccaccgccgccgccgcaccagCCAGCAAGCCGCCTCCCGAGAAGCGAGCGAGGCTCCAGTGA